The window GCAGCGGTGATAGGTTTGAGTCTACATTTTGCCGCCTATATGGCTGAATCTATCCGCGCTGCAGTTATTGGTGTTGATCGCAGTCAGCGGGAGGCGAGTTTATCTATCGGCATGACAGAGATGCAGGCCATGCGTCGGGTTATACTCCCCCAGGCTACCAGGGTCGCCCTGCCGTCGCTTATGAACTATTTTATCGATATGATCAAGTCTACCTCGCTGGCGTTTACCCTTGGCGTGGCAGAGATAATGGCCAGGGCGCAGATGGAAGCATCTTCCAGCTTCAAGTTTTTTGAAGCGTTTCTGGCGGTGGCGCTCATCTATTGGGGGATGGTGTTGATCCTTACCCAGGTGCAGAATTGGGCAGAGATCAGGTTGAACAGGGCGTATAATCAATAATTTTTCAGCTCTTATCTATCTTGGGGCCTGGCAGTACATCTATGATTCAGATCAGAAATCTTAGTAAGAAATTTGGAGAAAACAGGATCTTCTCAGGCATTGATCTCGATATTGCCAAAGGAGAAATTGTTGCCATAATAGGCCCTTCGGGAACAGGGAAATCTACCCTGCTCCGTTGCATCAATTTCCTCGAGACAGCCGATACCGGCAGCGTCAGGATTGACGATGTGTCGTGCGATATTCGCAGCGCCAGGAAGAGTGATATTCTGGCACTGCGTCGCAAGACCGGTTTTGTCTTTCAGAATTACGCGCTCTTTGCCCATATGACCGCCCTGCAGAATATAGCGGAAGGGCTGACAACCGTACATGGTTGGAAGAAATGGGCTGCCTGTGACCGGGCCCGGCAGATTTTAGAAGATATTGGTCTCGGTGATAAGGGGGATCATTATCCTGCTGCTCTATCTGGTGGTCAGCAGCAGCGGGTCGGCATTGGCCGGGCAATGGCGCTGGATGCCAAGTTACTGCTCTTTGATGAACCGACCTCATCACTCGACCCTGAGTGGGTGGGGGAGGTGCTCGGCCTGATGCAGAAACTTGCCCGCCGCCATCAGACCATGCTGGTGGTCACCCATGAGATGCAGTTTGCCAGAAATATCGCCGACAGGGTTATCTTTATGGCTGACGGCGGATTCGTTGAACAGGGCGAACCGGCCAGGATCTTCTCGGCGGCAGAAGATGTGCGTTTGAAAAAATTCCTCAACCAGATTCAAATCCACTAAGAAGCCTCAAAAGTTTAAACAGAAAAATTTCTTCTACTCTTCCCGTAGCTATGGAGCAGAGATGCATCTGTTTGAATCCACCCATATTTGCAATCACTTCACATATTTTTCTCAATTTCATAGAATTAGCACACGTGCAGTTTCGGTATCATCACCTGGCTCGGTTTGGCTATTATCAGTCAGCAGTTCTCTCAAGTTATTGTGGGTACGCTTCTGGCAGGT of the Desulfosediminicola ganghwensis genome contains:
- a CDS encoding amino acid ABC transporter permease, with translation MIFDLQYMFSLMPILFRYLGITLGMAFWGLLFSLVIAVVLALVRVYRLPIFNQLSQLYISFFRGTPLLVQLFLLYYGLPQIAPVFVGLNAFSAAVIGLSLHFAAYMAESIRAAVIGVDRSQREASLSIGMTEMQAMRRVILPQATRVALPSLMNYFIDMIKSTSLAFTLGVAEIMARAQMEASSSFKFFEAFLAVALIYWGMVLILTQVQNWAEIRLNRAYNQ
- a CDS encoding amino acid ABC transporter ATP-binding protein — encoded protein: MIQIRNLSKKFGENRIFSGIDLDIAKGEIVAIIGPSGTGKSTLLRCINFLETADTGSVRIDDVSCDIRSARKSDILALRRKTGFVFQNYALFAHMTALQNIAEGLTTVHGWKKWAACDRARQILEDIGLGDKGDHYPAALSGGQQQRVGIGRAMALDAKLLLFDEPTSSLDPEWVGEVLGLMQKLARRHQTMLVVTHEMQFARNIADRVIFMADGGFVEQGEPARIFSAAEDVRLKKFLNQIQIH